One region of Armatimonadota bacterium genomic DNA includes:
- a CDS encoding SAM-dependent methyltransferase, producing MITVVGLGPSDYKQISVGARKALRSAPTVFVRTSRHPAIDGLAKDGIKFISFDNIYESAKSFDEVYSRIAKLVLEEANRSAEVVYAVPGHPLIGEESVRILLREASNKRIPIRIVGSESFIEASLEALGIVLGEGLKILDALAIGKVRPDLDTGNLIYQVYDKLIASEVKLALMEVYPDDYQINIISAAGTPEQKVREIPLFELDRYEFDHLTTVYIPPMGDQSER from the coding sequence GTGATTACTGTAGTTGGCCTTGGGCCATCCGACTATAAACAAATCTCGGTGGGTGCGCGGAAAGCTCTCCGGTCTGCACCCACTGTTTTTGTGCGCACATCCAGGCATCCTGCCATAGATGGTCTAGCAAAGGATGGCATTAAATTCATTTCCTTCGATAATATTTATGAATCAGCGAAAAGCTTTGATGAAGTGTATTCGCGCATTGCCAAACTAGTACTCGAAGAGGCTAATCGTTCGGCTGAAGTAGTATACGCAGTGCCGGGTCACCCACTAATCGGTGAAGAATCAGTGCGAATCCTCCTGCGCGAGGCTTCCAATAAAAGAATACCTATAAGGATAGTTGGCTCAGAAAGTTTTATCGAAGCATCTTTAGAGGCACTTGGGATTGTTCTTGGCGAGGGTCTAAAAATCCTCGATGCCTTAGCTATTGGCAAGGTTAGGCCTGACCTTGACACGGGTAATCTAATTTACCAAGTTTACGACAAGCTAATTGCATCCGAGGTAAAGCTCGCTCTTATGGAAGTGTATCCAGACGACTATCAGATTAACATCATCTCCGCCGCTGGAACGCCAGAACAAAAGGTGCGCGAAATCCCACTTTTTGAGCTTGACAGATATGAATTCGATCACCTGACAACAGTATATATTCCGCCAATGGGAGACCAAAGTGAACGATAA
- the mazG gene encoding nucleoside triphosphate pyrophosphohydrolase: protein MNDNVGTSFEKLVSIMAKLRAPDGCPWDREQTHQTLKKYLLEETYEVLEAIDAGNMAELKTELGDLMLQILFHAQIAAEKGVFNIKDVLEAISEKLIRRHPHVFGDAKVACAEEVLHRWEEIKACEPGYEKRKSILDGVPKTLPALARAMEISKRAAGAGFEWPDMHAVLEKVREEISELENEIQIGNKERIADEIGDLLFTVVNVARWAKVDPEDALRRMIDRFIERFKQIEEVAQSSGRQLSQMSIEEMDAIWDRAKTQPN from the coding sequence GTGAACGATAATGTAGGAACATCCTTCGAGAAACTCGTCAGCATAATGGCAAAACTTAGAGCGCCGGATGGTTGCCCATGGGATCGGGAGCAAACTCATCAGACGCTGAAAAAATACCTACTCGAAGAAACATACGAGGTGCTAGAAGCAATTGATGCTGGCAACATGGCTGAATTAAAAACTGAACTAGGCGACCTAATGCTTCAGATTCTTTTTCACGCCCAGATTGCCGCCGAAAAGGGGGTATTCAACATCAAGGATGTGCTCGAGGCAATCTCCGAAAAGCTTATTCGTCGCCATCCACACGTTTTTGGCGATGCAAAAGTTGCCTGCGCGGAAGAGGTTCTCCATCGGTGGGAGGAAATCAAAGCCTGCGAGCCTGGGTATGAAAAAAGGAAATCAATTCTAGACGGTGTGCCTAAAACGCTTCCAGCCCTCGCACGCGCTATGGAAATCTCAAAACGTGCCGCCGGCGCAGGGTTCGAGTGGCCTGATATGCATGCCGTCCTTGAAAAAGTTCGTGAGGAAATTTCCGAGTTAGAAAACGAGATACAAATCGGGAATAAAGAAAGAATCGCCGACGAAATTGGCGACCTCCTCTTTACTGTAGTAAACGTCGCTAGGTGGGCAAAAGTCGATCCTGAAGATGCGTTGAGGCGAATGATTGACCGCTTCATCGAGCGATTCAAACAAATCGAAGAAGTCGCACAATCAAGTGGCAGACAACTAAGTCAAATGAGTATTGAAGAAATGGATGCCATTTGGGACAGAGCAAAAACGCAACCTAATTAG
- a CDS encoding BsuPI-related putative proteinase inhibitor, with the protein MSSKFVPWVAILLWVSTAVFAQSREFFSASEISDIKATVLSIRRMEFPRAKLELRVNSSSNHKVLNPSYGARIITAENYLWKSGGQIDYKDSRNIDSLAAYYLLPGDEIRAKLMSGVIQGCEWLIYGISRSMEYIPAPIPNPTPSTPPKSTSMHGNIMLTLEADKETYQKGQPVTLTFTITNVGTAPVTYNFSSSQMYDFVITQGGREVWRWSKGKAFTQAFVSLTLQAGESKSFRETWRQTGSQGTQLTAGEYSVTAVLTLADRNARPSAGPIKITIQ; encoded by the coding sequence ATGTCATCAAAATTTGTACCTTGGGTCGCCATCCTTCTATGGGTGTCTACGGCTGTGTTCGCCCAATCGAGGGAATTCTTCTCAGCAAGCGAGATTTCCGACATCAAAGCAACCGTGTTGAGCATTCGCCGAATGGAGTTTCCGCGTGCAAAGCTCGAACTTCGGGTTAATTCAAGCTCAAACCACAAAGTACTCAACCCATCGTATGGAGCACGGATTATTACAGCAGAAAACTACCTCTGGAAAAGTGGCGGTCAGATTGATTACAAGGATAGTCGAAATATAGACTCTTTGGCAGCTTACTACCTGTTGCCCGGAGATGAGATACGTGCTAAACTAATGTCCGGTGTCATTCAGGGGTGCGAATGGCTAATTTATGGGATAAGCCGTAGCATGGAATACATACCAGCTCCCATCCCAAATCCGACGCCAAGTACACCGCCAAAAAGTACAAGCATGCATGGCAATATAATGTTAACCTTAGAGGCTGATAAGGAAACCTACCAGAAAGGTCAACCGGTAACGCTCACCTTCACAATCACAAACGTAGGTACCGCACCGGTGACATATAACTTCTCTTCAAGCCAAATGTATGACTTCGTCATCACTCAAGGCGGACGCGAAGTCTGGCGTTGGTCAAAAGGCAAAGCCTTCACTCAAGCGTTTGTATCGCTGACCCTGCAAGCTGGAGAATCGAAGAGCTTTCGAGAAACCTGGCGGCAAACAGGAAGCCAAGGAACCCAGCTGACGGCGGGTGAGTATTCGGTCACTGCAGTACTTACATTAGCCGACCGAAATGCAAGGCCAAGCGCAGGACCGATTAAAATTACCATACAATAA
- the ppdK gene encoding pyruvate, phosphate dikinase, with the protein MSNKKRVYLFREGNAKMRDLLGGKGANLCEMTNIGLPVPPGFVITTETCNEYLKLGRLPDGLWEEVMAALAEVEKDMGKKLGDPNNPLLVSVRSGAKFSMPGMMDTVLNLGLNDDTLQGLIKATGNERFGYDAYRRFIMMFSDIVLSSEYPRLKKENFEKIFNELKKKLGAKVDTDVDAAGLKELVSQFKAYFKEVTGRDFPSDPLEQLRLAIIAVFKSWNNERAIIYRNREKIPHDLGTAVNIQAMVFGNMGDDSGTGVAFTRNPATGENKLFGEFLKNAQGEDVVAGVRTPESIEQMEREFPHIHDQFQEIARKLEQHYREMQDIEFTIEKGRLFILQCRAGKRTGVAAVKIAVDMVNEGLITKEQALMRVAPEALEQLLNPRIKAAPSERPKPLARGLNAGPGGASGRVALDSKTAIKMAEAGEKVILVREETNPDDLGGMLASVGVLTARGGRTSHAALVARQYGIPTICGCSALHIDEAKREIHVDGTVIKEGDVITIDGTLGEVYNTALETEPASVTGDFGTFMAWVDEVRRLGVRANADTPEHAADAVALGAEGIGLCRTEHMFLGDRVPLVREMILAEDEETRQKALDRLEPLQRKDFVGIFKAMGGRPVTIRLIDPPLHEFLPPMDELLVEVTELRCKDPNNPELPEKEKLLRKVSEMHEANPMLGLRGCRLSIYFPGIVSMQTAAIIGAACEVKKEGIDVHPEIMIPLVGVVNELVWIKERLDKVAKDTMAKEGIEVDYSFGTMIEVPRAALTADEIAKEAAFFSFGTNDLTQMGYGISRDDAGRFLPVYLKEGIFKTDPTETIDQKGIGRMMKICVEDAKAVNPNIKLGICGEHGGEPESVKFCHKIGLNYVSCSPRRIPVARLAAAQAVIEERGGGEARDK; encoded by the coding sequence ATGTCTAACAAGAAACGCGTTTACCTATTCCGCGAGGGCAACGCGAAGATGAGGGACCTCCTCGGCGGCAAAGGGGCCAACCTTTGTGAAATGACAAATATCGGCCTACCTGTCCCGCCCGGGTTCGTCATCACAACCGAAACATGCAACGAGTATCTCAAGCTTGGCCGCCTTCCCGATGGCCTTTGGGAAGAGGTCATGGCCGCTCTCGCCGAGGTCGAGAAGGATATGGGCAAAAAGTTGGGCGATCCAAACAACCCGCTGCTCGTATCCGTCCGCTCCGGCGCAAAGTTTTCAATGCCCGGCATGATGGACACAGTTCTCAACCTCGGTCTGAACGATGATACCCTTCAGGGGCTTATCAAGGCGACTGGCAACGAGCGCTTTGGCTATGACGCTTACCGTCGCTTTATAATGATGTTCTCCGATATCGTTCTCTCTAGCGAATATCCCAGGCTTAAAAAAGAAAACTTTGAGAAAATCTTCAACGAACTGAAAAAGAAGCTTGGAGCAAAAGTAGACACGGATGTGGATGCTGCTGGCCTTAAAGAGCTTGTCAGCCAATTCAAAGCATATTTTAAAGAGGTTACAGGGCGAGATTTTCCCAGCGATCCTCTCGAACAGCTTCGTTTGGCGATTATCGCAGTATTCAAGAGCTGGAACAACGAAAGAGCGATAATCTACAGAAACCGCGAAAAAATACCTCATGACCTTGGCACCGCCGTCAACATCCAAGCTATGGTCTTCGGAAATATGGGCGACGACAGCGGTACCGGCGTGGCATTCACACGTAACCCAGCTACCGGCGAAAACAAACTCTTCGGAGAGTTCTTAAAGAACGCCCAGGGAGAAGACGTCGTTGCCGGCGTGCGCACTCCCGAATCAATTGAGCAGATGGAACGCGAATTTCCGCATATTCATGATCAATTCCAAGAGATAGCTCGCAAACTAGAGCAGCACTATCGGGAGATGCAGGACATCGAGTTTACCATTGAAAAAGGCCGGCTTTTTATTCTTCAGTGTCGCGCTGGCAAGCGAACCGGCGTTGCGGCTGTGAAAATTGCCGTTGACATGGTAAATGAGGGACTCATCACGAAGGAGCAAGCACTTATGCGAGTTGCCCCTGAAGCGCTCGAACAGCTCCTTAACCCGAGAATCAAAGCTGCCCCCAGCGAGCGTCCAAAGCCGCTTGCCAGGGGACTTAACGCAGGGCCAGGCGGCGCTTCCGGAAGGGTAGCGCTTGATTCGAAGACGGCTATCAAAATGGCTGAAGCAGGCGAAAAAGTCATCCTTGTCCGCGAGGAAACCAACCCCGATGACCTTGGCGGCATGCTTGCTTCGGTCGGCGTTTTGACAGCGCGCGGAGGACGTACGAGCCACGCCGCCCTAGTTGCTCGCCAATATGGTATACCTACAATCTGCGGATGCAGCGCCCTCCACATAGACGAAGCTAAGCGTGAGATTCACGTAGACGGCACAGTCATCAAAGAAGGCGATGTAATTACAATCGACGGCACACTGGGCGAAGTATACAACACTGCGCTCGAAACAGAGCCTGCAAGTGTTACGGGCGATTTTGGCACCTTTATGGCATGGGTAGACGAGGTACGCAGACTCGGTGTGCGTGCAAACGCAGATACGCCAGAACATGCGGCAGATGCAGTCGCTCTCGGGGCGGAAGGCATCGGCCTATGTCGCACCGAGCATATGTTTCTCGGCGACCGCGTGCCTTTGGTGCGCGAAATGATTTTGGCTGAGGATGAAGAAACTCGCCAAAAGGCTCTTGACCGCCTCGAGCCACTCCAGCGCAAAGACTTTGTCGGCATTTTCAAAGCAATGGGCGGTCGGCCAGTTACTATCCGCCTAATTGACCCGCCACTTCATGAATTCCTTCCACCGATGGACGAATTGCTAGTCGAAGTAACCGAGCTGAGGTGCAAAGATCCAAACAACCCAGAGCTTCCGGAAAAAGAAAAACTGCTTCGAAAAGTATCGGAAATGCACGAGGCAAACCCAATGCTCGGACTACGAGGATGTCGCCTCTCAATTTACTTCCCCGGTATCGTGAGCATGCAGACTGCCGCAATCATAGGCGCGGCATGCGAAGTCAAGAAAGAGGGCATAGACGTTCATCCAGAAATAATGATACCACTGGTGGGAGTTGTGAACGAGCTGGTTTGGATAAAAGAGAGGCTCGATAAAGTCGCAAAAGATACGATGGCAAAAGAAGGAATAGAAGTGGATTATTCGTTTGGCACAATGATTGAAGTCCCGCGCGCTGCTTTAACCGCTGATGAGATAGCAAAGGAAGCTGCGTTCTTCAGCTTCGGGACAAACGACCTTACTCAAATGGGTTACGGCATCTCGCGCGATGACGCTGGCCGATTCCTGCCAGTCTATCTCAAGGAAGGTATTTTCAAAACCGACCCAACAGAGACCATCGACCAAAAAGGCATCGGCCGAATGATGAAGATATGCGTGGAAGATGCAAAAGCCGTCAACCCGAACATTAAGTTGGGCATTTGCGGAGAGCACGGCGGTGAGCCAGAAAGCGTGAAATTCTGTCATAAAATTGGCCTTAATTACGTATCGTGCTCGCCAAGGCGCATCCCTGTTGCCCGCCTAGCCGCCGCACAAGCAGTTATTGAGGAGCGCGGCGGAGGCGAAGCCCGAGATAAATAA
- a CDS encoding matrixin family metalloprotease, which yields MSKRIPRSFLAIALFVILPYLAGCGGGSSTPPPINDQLFVPNYVSSLEGLFHWNHLPMTVAVYLPTNWAQIYPSNQNLYIDAANEWNQPGMQPLVKVVPPGSPADATITFVKQSELGGNTLGRTECKVDSSNTLHSASIKIAIDLPSGGYASSADVQETIAHELGHALGIYGHSPYPEDLLYSTITLGKPQTVTIRDLNTIMTAYPSYFGRTLTLSEPSRSMPSTIRTVTIE from the coding sequence ATGTCTAAGCGCATACCGAGAAGCTTTCTCGCAATCGCCCTCTTTGTAATACTGCCATACCTTGCTGGGTGTGGCGGAGGCAGTTCAACTCCCCCACCAATAAACGACCAGTTATTTGTGCCAAATTATGTGTCTTCGCTCGAAGGCCTTTTTCATTGGAACCATTTGCCAATGACTGTTGCTGTCTACCTTCCAACTAACTGGGCGCAGATTTACCCATCGAATCAGAACCTTTACATTGATGCAGCAAACGAGTGGAACCAGCCCGGAATGCAACCTCTAGTCAAAGTCGTGCCTCCAGGGAGCCCAGCCGATGCCACTATTACATTTGTCAAACAGAGCGAGCTCGGAGGCAATACCCTTGGTCGCACGGAATGTAAGGTCGATTCGTCAAATACCCTTCACTCAGCTTCAATTAAGATTGCAATTGACTTGCCTAGTGGAGGGTATGCATCCTCTGCTGACGTTCAAGAGACAATAGCCCATGAGCTTGGCCATGCGCTAGGAATTTATGGACACAGTCCATACCCTGAGGATTTGCTTTATTCAACGATAACTCTCGGCAAGCCACAAACCGTTACAATCCGAGACCTAAACACTATTATGACCGCCTATCCATCGTATTTTGGCCGCACCCTCACACTCTCAGAACCCAGCCGCTCGATGCCAAGCACCATACGTACTGTAACCATTGAATAA
- a CDS encoding bifunctional UDP-sugar hydrolase/5'-nucleotidase gives MRSKRNICFLLFVLLIISAATASAEKPRYLEITFISTNDLHLHDLPFTLPADAKSNRPAIEDVGGMARIATIINKTRAEKRTPVLVVDSGDTTHGSGALARAFRGGSIVAVMNAIGYDAMVPGNHDFQWHSGDLLRNLRESTFPWVCANVVYKDTGKPFTEPYVIKEVDGVRIAIFGLTNNLVETQPNIYLSGPELGLKALDPTEVASKLVPELREKADIVVLLSHLGFSKDKALAKAVPGIDIILGGHTHTKLDKPEMTAVGQPTAFWIGAVPITQAWYYGIYVGKTRLIFHRDRTTNRYTLMSCKGELVPINNSIPEDPKITGIIRNFQKRIPKPPAPASK, from the coding sequence TTGAGGTCTAAACGCAATATCTGCTTCTTACTCTTCGTTCTCTTAATTATCTCGGCCGCTACCGCATCTGCTGAAAAACCACGATATTTAGAAATTACGTTCATTTCCACAAATGATTTGCACTTGCATGACTTGCCATTCACTTTGCCAGCTGACGCGAAAAGTAACAGACCCGCAATAGAAGATGTAGGCGGCATGGCTCGTATAGCTACTATTATCAACAAAACACGTGCTGAGAAACGAACACCAGTTCTTGTCGTTGATTCTGGCGATACCACCCACGGCTCCGGCGCCCTGGCAAGAGCCTTCCGTGGCGGCTCGATTGTGGCTGTAATGAATGCAATTGGCTATGATGCGATGGTACCTGGAAATCATGACTTCCAGTGGCACTCAGGTGATTTGCTTAGGAACCTGCGTGAATCGACATTTCCTTGGGTCTGCGCAAACGTTGTCTATAAGGACACCGGTAAACCGTTTACAGAACCATACGTAATCAAGGAAGTTGATGGCGTAAGGATAGCAATTTTTGGGCTCACAAACAACCTAGTGGAAACACAGCCTAATATATATTTATCTGGCCCCGAGCTTGGATTAAAGGCGCTTGACCCAACAGAAGTAGCCTCAAAGCTTGTACCAGAACTCAGAGAGAAAGCCGATATAGTTGTATTATTGAGTCACCTCGGATTTTCAAAAGACAAAGCCCTTGCAAAAGCGGTTCCCGGTATTGATATTATTCTTGGCGGCCACACCCACACCAAACTCGACAAACCAGAAATGACCGCTGTCGGCCAGCCAACTGCGTTTTGGATAGGGGCTGTTCCAATCACACAAGCATGGTACTACGGAATATATGTCGGGAAAACGCGCCTCATTTTCCATCGAGACAGAACTACAAACCGCTACACCTTAATGAGTTGTAAAGGAGAGCTAGTGCCCATCAACAACTCAATCCCAGAAGACCCAAAAATCACAGGGATAATCCGCAATTTCCAAAAGCGCATTCCCAAACCCCCGGCTCCTGCAAGTAAGTAA
- a CDS encoding DUF892 family protein, which translates to MHLKTMNDLFWEEMRDLYTAEQMLGNELSKLAAEASNGCLKDSLQSFANDSQKQVERLRQAFMMMGQPLEVEECKGMEGLIKQADYMVEHAADPEVKDAAIISEVQKMKHYEIAAYSNMRIFADKLGMQNIASMMADALYDEQKIDNELTSLAVGIIASKAIAA; encoded by the coding sequence ATGCATCTAAAGACGATGAACGATCTTTTCTGGGAAGAGATGAGGGACTTATATACAGCAGAGCAAATGCTCGGTAATGAGCTTTCAAAGCTGGCGGCCGAGGCTTCGAATGGTTGCTTGAAGGACAGCCTCCAAAGCTTTGCCAACGATTCCCAAAAGCAGGTGGAGAGGCTCCGACAAGCATTTATGATGATGGGTCAGCCTCTTGAGGTTGAGGAATGCAAGGGCATGGAAGGACTAATTAAGCAGGCGGACTATATGGTCGAGCATGCGGCGGACCCGGAAGTTAAGGACGCAGCCATAATTTCCGAGGTTCAAAAGATGAAGCACTATGAGATTGCGGCCTATAGTAATATGCGAATCTTCGCCGATAAGCTTGGCATGCAGAACATAGCTAGCATGATGGCAGACGCATTGTATGATGAGCAAAAGATTGACAATGAGTTAACTTCGCTTGCCGTTGGAATAATTGCATCTAAGGCGATAGCGGCCTAA
- a CDS encoding sulfatase-like hydrolase/transferase encodes MSKADRQVSRRDFLRTSLAGAALLGLNGFSTDARADAERLPNFIVILADDLGYNDLSCYGSELIRTPRLDRMAAEGMRFTDFHTSAPVCTPTRASLMTGCYPLRVGLPAVINYHSKIGISSDETTIAELLKSRGYATACIGKWHLGWQKQFLPTRHSFDYYFGLPYSNDMSYNGFPVPLIRNEKIIEQPAVQETLTERYTAEAVRFIKENKDRPFFLYLAHTFPHVPLHVSEKFAGKSKRGLYGDVVECIDWSTGEILDTLAKLGLDKNTLVVFTSDNGPWLAKKDHGGSAFPLRNGKGSTWEGGMRVPCIMRWPGRIPAGTTCNELATVMDFLPTFARLAGTHVPSDRVIDGKDIWPLMRGDKDAISPYEVFYMYRVERLEAIRCGKWKLVLSRQEVGTKENIPLSLYNLEEDISETTDVSAMYPTIVKRLQAYAERAREDLGDSLTGAIGKNRRPPGRVD; translated from the coding sequence ATGTCAAAAGCCGACCGACAAGTTTCGCGAAGGGATTTCCTCAGAACGTCGTTGGCAGGAGCTGCATTACTAGGATTAAATGGCTTTTCAACCGACGCTCGGGCAGATGCTGAAAGGCTGCCGAATTTTATTGTTATATTGGCTGACGACCTAGGTTACAATGACCTAAGTTGTTATGGCTCTGAGTTGATTCGCACGCCAAGGCTTGACCGAATGGCAGCTGAGGGAATGCGGTTCACTGACTTTCATACAAGCGCACCGGTATGCACGCCTACGCGCGCCTCCCTCATGACCGGATGTTATCCGCTGCGAGTAGGACTCCCTGCAGTCATCAACTATCATAGTAAGATAGGCATCAGCTCGGATGAAACAACCATTGCCGAGTTGTTGAAATCTCGAGGTTATGCGACGGCATGCATTGGCAAATGGCATCTTGGCTGGCAGAAACAGTTTCTTCCGACTCGACACAGTTTTGACTATTATTTTGGCCTTCCTTACAGCAATGACATGTCATATAATGGTTTTCCTGTGCCGCTAATTCGAAATGAGAAGATTATCGAGCAGCCTGCAGTGCAAGAAACTCTTACCGAGCGCTACACTGCCGAGGCAGTCAGATTTATTAAGGAGAACAAGGACCGGCCATTTTTCTTATATCTTGCGCACACCTTCCCACACGTTCCGCTCCATGTCTCAGAAAAGTTTGCAGGCAAGTCAAAAAGAGGGCTGTATGGCGACGTTGTCGAGTGCATTGATTGGAGCACTGGCGAAATATTAGATACGCTTGCAAAGCTTGGATTGGATAAAAACACATTAGTTGTCTTTACCTCCGATAACGGTCCGTGGCTGGCAAAGAAAGACCACGGCGGTTCTGCATTCCCCCTGCGCAATGGCAAGGGGTCAACCTGGGAGGGTGGAATGCGTGTGCCTTGCATAATGCGCTGGCCTGGACGAATTCCTGCTGGAACGACTTGCAATGAGCTTGCGACTGTTATGGATTTTTTGCCCACCTTCGCGCGGCTTGCAGGAACCCATGTGCCAAGTGACCGTGTCATTGATGGCAAAGATATTTGGCCACTCATGAGGGGCGATAAGGATGCGATTTCGCCGTACGAGGTGTTTTATATGTATCGCGTCGAGCGGCTAGAAGCCATACGGTGCGGCAAGTGGAAGCTTGTGCTATCTAGGCAGGAAGTAGGCACAAAGGAGAATATACCTCTTTCTCTTTATAATTTGGAAGAAGATATTAGTGAGACAACCGATGTCTCGGCTATGTACCCAACCATCGTCAAGCGCCTGCAAGCATATGCCGAACGCGCTCGTGAAGACCTTGGTGATTCATTGACGGGTGCAATTGGCAAAAACCGCAGGCCGCCGGGGAGAGTGGATTAG
- a CDS encoding antibiotic biosynthesis monooxygenase, which produces MYVTLVHVHVKPENIQDFIKASLENARESVKEPGNVRFDVLQLEDDPSRFILYEAYKTAEDAAAHKNTPHYLKWRETVADWMAEPRKGIVYRGLE; this is translated from the coding sequence ATGTACGTAACTCTTGTTCATGTTCATGTTAAGCCGGAGAATATCCAGGATTTTATCAAGGCCTCCCTTGAAAACGCACGTGAGTCTGTAAAAGAACCCGGCAACGTACGATTTGATGTGCTACAGCTTGAGGATGACCCTTCCCGATTTATCCTCTATGAAGCTTACAAAACTGCCGAGGATGCTGCTGCCCACAAAAACACACCTCACTATTTGAAGTGGCGGGAAACAGTAGCAGACTGGATGGCCGAACCACGGAAGGGGATTGTGTATAGAGGCCTTGAGTAA
- the mraZ gene encoding division/cell wall cluster transcriptional repressor MraZ has translation MFSGAYAHSVDSKGRTVIPAKFRARLGERFYITKGMHGCLWVLSDEQWRQFQQALAPKSLLASQALKLERFFVGSAVECIPDGQGRILIPQNLRDYAGIDGDIWIVGLTNKIEIWSADRWEAFNRELTDEEIQRIGESLELG, from the coding sequence TTGTTTTCAGGAGCATACGCACATTCTGTTGACAGCAAGGGTAGAACAGTAATCCCTGCTAAGTTCAGGGCAAGGCTTGGTGAGAGGTTCTACATTACGAAAGGGATGCATGGATGCCTGTGGGTACTTTCTGATGAACAGTGGAGACAATTCCAACAGGCGCTTGCACCAAAATCACTCCTTGCCTCCCAGGCGCTTAAGCTTGAAAGGTTTTTCGTGGGCTCCGCGGTCGAGTGTATACCGGATGGCCAGGGAAGGATTTTGATTCCCCAGAACCTTAGGGATTACGCGGGAATCGACGGAGATATATGGATCGTGGGGCTCACGAATAAAATTGAGATTTGGTCCGCCGACCGTTGGGAAGCATTCAATCGCGAGTTGACTGATGAGGAAATTCAGAGAATAGGTGAGAGTTTGGAACTAGGCTAA